From the genome of Sulfurovum sp. NBC37-1, one region includes:
- a CDS encoding multiheme c-type cytochrome, which translates to MKKIVFALLGLVLIAAVAWFNLPKITPYYTQLTKARVGMNLDLQPEAQKKAHFVGSEKCKECHKEHYHDWKASMHSKMIQDIRKDGSVVVADFSKLPDDADFTLKNAIYTIGSKFKQRYMIPATINGKEDYRLGNYQWNTQTGKWQHFKPYKYWYHDSYPHDNKQFPTSTTCDGCHFTGYMSTGKRVEPAIACESCHGPGSKHAEDPNSPVFKASLADPIRTNEVCLQCHMRNRDKRMETEQASAKDLWMSAMDYPKGYEAGKPLINHKLPAPFAPGKATKEFWPNGAAKKNRTQGNEYIHDRMYKHGITCINCHNPHKLTNTAKKPEGNKACMKCHSLGSVIGPHQDTIEQHTHHKADSKGSLCIECHMPRTGKHTGKSPLTVRSHRFAFTYPAETKAYGMPAETNACFACHKDRTLDSLQDDLKKWGNLEWQKLESPPIK; encoded by the coding sequence ATGAAAAAGATCGTTTTCGCCCTACTCGGACTAGTGCTGATCGCCGCAGTGGCATGGTTCAACCTGCCCAAGATCACACCCTACTACACACAGCTGACCAAAGCCCGTGTCGGGATGAACCTCGACCTGCAGCCAGAAGCACAGAAAAAAGCCCATTTCGTCGGATCGGAAAAATGCAAAGAGTGCCACAAAGAACATTATCATGACTGGAAAGCCTCCATGCACTCGAAAATGATACAGGATATCCGAAAGGACGGTTCCGTGGTCGTGGCGGACTTCTCCAAACTGCCTGACGATGCGGACTTCACGCTCAAAAATGCTATCTACACTATCGGAAGCAAGTTCAAACAGCGCTATATGATCCCTGCGACCATCAACGGCAAAGAGGATTACCGCCTGGGGAACTACCAGTGGAATACGCAGACCGGGAAGTGGCAGCACTTCAAACCCTATAAGTACTGGTACCACGATTCCTACCCGCATGACAACAAACAGTTCCCCACTTCCACGACATGCGACGGCTGTCACTTCACGGGCTATATGTCTACAGGTAAACGTGTCGAACCCGCCATCGCCTGCGAAAGCTGTCATGGACCGGGAAGCAAACACGCAGAAGACCCCAACTCCCCTGTCTTCAAAGCCAGTCTGGCAGACCCCATCAGGACCAACGAGGTCTGCCTGCAATGCCATATGCGGAACCGCGACAAGCGCATGGAGACGGAGCAGGCCTCGGCTAAAGACCTCTGGATGAGCGCTATGGACTACCCTAAAGGCTACGAAGCGGGCAAACCGCTGATCAACCACAAACTCCCCGCACCGTTCGCACCGGGAAAAGCGACCAAAGAATTCTGGCCAAACGGTGCGGCAAAAAAGAACCGTACACAGGGGAACGAATATATCCATGACAGGATGTATAAGCATGGGATCACCTGTATCAACTGCCACAATCCGCACAAGCTGACCAATACGGCCAAAAAACCCGAAGGAAACAAGGCCTGTATGAAGTGCCATTCCTTAGGATCGGTCATCGGACCGCACCAGGATACCATCGAACAGCACACACATCACAAGGCGGACTCCAAAGGATCGCTCTGCATCGAATGCCATATGCCAAGAACAGGGAAACATACGGGTAAATCTCCACTGACCGTACGTTCACACCGTTTTGCATTCACCTACCCAGCAGAGACAAAAGCGTACGGTATGCCAGCAGAGACCAACGCCTGTTTTGCCTGTCATAAAGACAGGACACTGGACTCACTGCAGGATGATCTGAAAAAATGGGGAAATCTGGAATGGCAGAAACTTGAGTCTCCACCTATAAAGTGA
- a CDS encoding shikimate dehydrogenase — MTGQLFAIFGNPVSHSKSPLMHNLAFKGLGFEGCYNRYRLEDGTKLKETFFALGLRGINITVPHKEHAYAACDELDPFARKVGAVNTIVEKKGILYGYNTDAPGFLKAISEFENVKKVLFLGAGGTAQSTSAILRDEGYEVTLLNRSAGRLERFAQEGFKTATFETFTPESYDLVINMTSAGLEDDALPAPKELLDAVIPSAKACVDVIYGKETPFLKLAKSLRKPTKDGSNMLLYQGIIAFEHFTDHRYTFDEIKAHMEKAFTL, encoded by the coding sequence ATGACAGGACAACTCTTTGCCATCTTCGGCAACCCCGTTTCACATTCAAAATCTCCTCTCATGCACAACCTCGCTTTCAAAGGACTGGGATTTGAGGGATGCTACAACCGCTACAGACTCGAAGACGGTACAAAACTCAAAGAAACCTTTTTTGCTTTGGGGCTCAGGGGTATCAACATTACCGTGCCGCACAAGGAGCATGCTTACGCCGCCTGCGACGAACTGGACCCATTTGCCCGGAAGGTAGGAGCGGTCAATACCATCGTCGAAAAAAAAGGAATACTCTACGGCTACAATACGGATGCTCCCGGCTTCCTCAAAGCGATCTCAGAATTTGAGAATGTCAAAAAGGTCCTCTTTCTGGGTGCCGGCGGTACGGCACAGTCCACTTCCGCCATACTCAGGGATGAAGGGTATGAGGTCACCCTGCTCAACCGAAGCGCCGGACGGCTGGAGAGATTCGCGCAGGAGGGCTTTAAAACGGCTACCTTTGAGACCTTCACACCCGAAAGCTACGACCTTGTCATTAATATGACCTCCGCAGGGCTTGAAGATGATGCACTTCCCGCTCCAAAGGAACTGCTCGATGCCGTCATCCCTTCTGCCAAAGCCTGCGTTGATGTCATTTACGGCAAGGAGACCCCTTTTTTAAAACTGGCAAAATCTTTGAGAAAACCAACCAAAGACGGCTCTAACATGCTGCTCTATCAGGGTATCATCGCATTTGAACATTTTACAGACCATCGTTACACCTTTGATGAGATCAAAGCCCATATGGAAAAAGCGTTTACACTATGA